In the Alteromonas sp. M12 genome, one interval contains:
- a CDS encoding NAD-dependent succinate-semialdehyde dehydrogenase — MLSLKDPLLLKTQLFINGEWVKGDSGSTFPILNPATGTEICKLASGNKNDTNIAIQGAQSAMQKWRQTTAKHRAKILQKWHALIIENIDDLASILCAEQGKPLAEAKGEILYGAAYIEWFAEEAKRIYGDVIPSNNTSQRLLTIKQAIGVVAAITPWNFPNAMITRKVAPALAAGCAVVLKPAEATPLSALALAELAKRAGLPKGLLSIVVGADAIEIGKALTDSSLVRKLSFTGSTKVGKLLIKQCADTVKKTSMELGGNAPFVVFEDADIDKAVQGAIASKFRNAGQTCVCANRFLVQRSIYQEFTDKFVAEAKKLKVGNGNDEGITIGPLINAAAAQNVHALVTDAEKNGATKVLGGAATHLGANYYLPTILTNVTPQMRIFKEEIFGPVAPIIPFDTEEQALELANATEAGLASYVYTQNYARIWRFSENLENGIVGINEGIISSEVAPFGGIKQSGNGREGSKYGIDDYIEIKYLCMGGI; from the coding sequence ATGCTATCTCTAAAAGATCCGTTGTTGTTAAAAACACAACTTTTTATTAATGGAGAATGGGTGAAAGGTGACTCAGGAAGCACCTTTCCAATACTCAATCCAGCCACTGGTACAGAAATATGTAAGCTGGCTAGCGGCAATAAAAATGATACCAATATTGCTATACAGGGCGCTCAAAGTGCCATGCAAAAATGGCGTCAAACCACAGCAAAACATAGAGCAAAAATATTGCAAAAGTGGCATGCCCTGATTATAGAAAACATAGACGATTTGGCATCAATTCTTTGTGCAGAGCAAGGAAAGCCCTTAGCAGAAGCCAAAGGCGAGATACTCTATGGCGCTGCTTATATCGAATGGTTTGCAGAGGAAGCCAAACGTATTTACGGCGATGTTATTCCAAGTAATAACACTAGCCAAAGACTATTAACCATCAAACAAGCCATTGGCGTGGTTGCCGCTATAACGCCTTGGAATTTCCCAAATGCGATGATCACACGCAAAGTAGCACCAGCATTGGCAGCTGGTTGCGCGGTTGTACTGAAGCCAGCAGAAGCCACGCCGTTAAGTGCTCTGGCGCTGGCCGAATTAGCAAAAAGGGCCGGTTTACCCAAAGGGTTACTTTCCATTGTTGTGGGTGCTGATGCCATAGAAATAGGCAAGGCGTTAACCGATAGTTCACTGGTCAGAAAACTATCCTTTACTGGCTCTACTAAGGTAGGAAAGCTGTTAATTAAACAATGTGCCGATACGGTTAAAAAAACCTCAATGGAACTGGGCGGTAATGCTCCTTTTGTGGTGTTCGAAGATGCAGATATTGATAAAGCAGTGCAAGGCGCTATCGCTTCCAAATTTCGCAATGCAGGTCAAACTTGCGTCTGCGCAAACCGGTTTCTTGTGCAAAGGAGTATTTATCAAGAATTTACCGATAAGTTTGTTGCCGAAGCCAAGAAACTAAAAGTGGGAAATGGCAATGATGAGGGTATTACTATCGGGCCATTGATTAATGCTGCGGCGGCACAAAATGTACACGCATTGGTGACAGATGCTGAAAAAAATGGCGCAACTAAGGTACTAGGCGGAGCAGCAACCCACTTGGGTGCTAATTATTATCTGCCAACAATTTTAACCAATGTCACCCCTCAAATGCGCATATTCAAAGAAGAAATTTTTGGCCCTGTTGCCCCTATAATTCCATTTGATACTGAAGAACAGGCCCTTGAATTAGCCAATGCCACTGAAGCGGGATTGGCTTCTTATGTATACACCCAAAATTATGCAAGAATTTGGCGATTTTCTGAAAACTTAGAAAATGGCATAGTCGGTATAAACGAAGGCATTATTTCTTCAGAAGTAGCACCTTTTGGTGGAATAAAACAATCGGGTAACGGTAGAGAAGGTTCTAAATACGGTATCGACGATTACATCGAGATAAAATATCTCTGTATGGGTGGCATATAA
- a CDS encoding LysR substrate-binding domain-containing protein produces the protein MSKRLPPLNTLWVFLTASRLLSFTKAADELFITRSAVSRQIKNLEEYFGFKLFERHKVGLELTEQGVIYANSISNVFADLKVATDTVHHGSENRKLKLGISATVNSTWLMSRLCRLEQHHPELTLSFFTNSFDTGKDSIDFSGENMNAAIRLGTEDQWQGCHYDKLIDVYVQPVCSPSLLDESHDPEDITALANYNWLHYGHLSKLWAQWLSTSRYPALQTDKKNIVLDNVAVATQAAVDGLGIIPMYRPLADPLLKEGKLVVAHNYMMLKKESYYFVCPENYENNQTLKIFRDWLVNESQQAQQQWDKDFLD, from the coding sequence ATGTCTAAACGTTTGCCACCGCTAAACACTCTTTGGGTATTCCTCACCGCATCTCGTTTATTAAGTTTTACCAAAGCCGCCGATGAACTCTTCATTACTCGATCTGCAGTAAGTCGGCAGATTAAAAATTTGGAAGAGTATTTCGGATTTAAATTATTTGAACGCCATAAAGTGGGCTTAGAGTTGACTGAGCAAGGAGTCATTTACGCGAACTCCATATCGAATGTTTTTGCAGATTTAAAGGTTGCCACCGATACAGTGCATCATGGTAGCGAAAACCGAAAACTAAAGTTGGGGATCTCGGCTACTGTTAATTCAACGTGGTTAATGAGTCGGCTTTGTAGGCTTGAGCAACACCACCCTGAACTTACTTTGTCATTTTTTACCAACAGTTTCGATACCGGTAAAGATTCAATTGATTTTTCTGGTGAAAATATGAATGCGGCTATTCGTCTTGGAACAGAAGATCAATGGCAAGGTTGTCACTACGACAAGCTTATCGACGTATATGTGCAACCTGTGTGCTCCCCATCTTTGCTCGACGAATCTCATGATCCTGAAGATATCACCGCGTTAGCTAACTACAATTGGTTGCACTATGGTCATTTGTCGAAGTTATGGGCTCAATGGTTGTCAACGAGTCGCTATCCCGCGCTACAAACGGATAAAAAAAATATTGTCTTAGATAATGTTGCTGTGGCTACTCAAGCCGCTGTTGATGGTTTAGGGATTATCCCCATGTATCGACCACTAGCTGATCCTCTTTTAAAAGAAGGCAAATTAGTGGTCGCCCATAATTATATGATGCTGAAAAAAGAGTCTTACTATTTTGTTTGCCCTGAAAATTATGAAAATAATCAGACCCTCAAGATTTTTCGAGACTGGTTAGTTAACGAGTCTCAGCAAGCACAACAACAGTGGGATAAAGACTTTTTAGACTAA
- the msrA gene encoding peptide-methionine (S)-S-oxide reductase MsrA: MKTILSALIFSVSIFTANVQADETILAGGCFWCMESDFEKLNGVSDVVSGFTGGDTPNPTYNGNHRGHYEAVKITYDANVVSYQQILDHYWVNIDPFDAKGQFCDKGHSYLSAIFVANDEERAIAEKSKAAVQTQFPAQKLVTPVLAASRFYPIKGEEIGHQDFYKKSPVRYKIYRWNCGRDQRLEEIWGEKASH; the protein is encoded by the coding sequence ATGAAAACTATTTTGTCTGCGCTGATATTCAGTGTGTCGATTTTTACGGCGAATGTGCAAGCTGATGAGACTATCCTAGCGGGTGGTTGTTTTTGGTGTATGGAGTCTGATTTTGAGAAATTAAATGGCGTATCTGATGTGGTATCAGGTTTTACCGGTGGTGATACGCCTAATCCCACATACAACGGCAATCATCGTGGACATTATGAAGCGGTTAAAATTACTTATGATGCTAATGTGGTGAGTTATCAGCAAATTTTAGATCACTACTGGGTTAATATTGACCCTTTCGATGCTAAAGGACAATTTTGCGATAAAGGTCACAGCTACTTAAGTGCAATTTTTGTTGCTAATGATGAAGAGCGTGCGATTGCTGAAAAATCAAAAGCTGCTGTACAGACTCAATTTCCCGCACAAAAACTGGTAACTCCTGTATTAGCGGCAAGCCGTTTTTACCCAATTAAAGGCGAAGAGATTGGCCATCAAGATTTTTATAAAAAAAGCCCCGTTCGCTACAAAATATACCGTTGGAACTGTGGTCGTGATCAGCGTTTAGAAGAAATTTGGGGCGAAAAAGCTAGCCATTAA
- a CDS encoding LysE family translocator, with amino-acid sequence MFLAASAALSVAPGPDNIFVLTQSALNGRKAGILVTLGLCTGLLVHTAAVSLGVAVIFQTSELAFNILKVVGAVYLLYLAFQAFRAGATRLEAAGNAKLAWQQLYSRGIIMNITNPKVAIFFLAFLPQFADPSKGSVTLQMLVFGAVFIITALVIFSLIAWFAGYLGDWLKGSTKAQVIMNRIAGTVFTALALRLVLSER; translated from the coding sequence ATGTTTTTGGCAGCTTCGGCGGCACTTTCTGTTGCACCTGGACCGGATAATATCTTTGTTTTAACCCAGTCGGCATTGAATGGTCGTAAAGCAGGGATTTTAGTGACACTAGGACTCTGCACTGGGCTCTTAGTGCATACTGCTGCTGTATCACTAGGTGTCGCTGTCATTTTTCAAACCTCCGAACTGGCGTTCAATATTCTTAAAGTCGTGGGCGCAGTGTATTTGCTTTACTTAGCTTTTCAGGCTTTTCGCGCAGGTGCCACTCGATTAGAAGCAGCAGGAAACGCAAAGCTAGCTTGGCAGCAGCTCTATTCACGGGGCATTATTATGAATATTACCAATCCTAAGGTAGCGATATTTTTCCTTGCTTTTCTTCCTCAATTTGCCGATCCCAGTAAAGGCTCAGTTACCCTACAAATGTTAGTTTTTGGCGCTGTTTTTATTATTACCGCGCTTGTTATCTTTAGCTTGATTGCATGGTTTGCGGGCTATCTAGGAGATTGGTTAAAAGGATCGACAAAAGCACAGGTGATTATGAATAGAATTGCCGGAACCGTGTTTACCGCGCTCGCATTGAGACTTGTTTTAAGCGAACGTTGA
- a CDS encoding YHYH protein: MFEKKYRIRELCIASVLSLLVACGGSSSDTALAQDDSDTDTGSGTDTGSDTSTCDTPMTELSSAFLEFVAAPNVTVVLSEDGCTVALESAGKPDHTSSYWDSGNESGLYVEPEDAELFDQQRSPGDIEDYINDYDLTVPVNPELAATSSATPLGAIGIAISGAPIFNDSEGNGDVSLGVIQGFDRNGAHTGPETYHYHLEPRAVSYDDDSLVGIMADGFFIFGRRCYSTAGYPTDLDESNGHTSVTLYTGGSEEDAEYHYHVSTEQYLNGDYYLIFPGNFQGTPSDIN, translated from the coding sequence ATGTTTGAAAAAAAATATCGAATAAGAGAACTATGCATTGCCAGTGTTTTGTCATTGTTGGTCGCTTGCGGAGGCAGTTCATCAGATACTGCGCTTGCCCAAGATGATAGTGACACTGATACAGGTTCAGGAACAGATACAGGTTCAGATACCAGCACCTGCGACACTCCGATGACAGAGCTATCCAGCGCTTTTCTTGAATTCGTAGCTGCACCAAATGTTACCGTTGTGCTGTCTGAAGATGGCTGCACAGTCGCGCTTGAATCAGCAGGTAAACCCGACCACACATCGTCCTATTGGGATTCAGGCAACGAAAGTGGTTTATATGTTGAACCTGAAGATGCTGAATTATTTGATCAGCAACGCTCACCGGGTGATATTGAAGATTATATTAACGACTATGATTTAACCGTTCCGGTAAATCCTGAGCTTGCCGCTACTTCATCTGCCACACCTCTTGGCGCTATTGGTATTGCCATAAGCGGCGCTCCCATATTCAATGATTCAGAAGGTAACGGTGACGTATCTTTAGGAGTTATTCAAGGATTCGACCGCAATGGTGCTCACACAGGGCCCGAAACCTACCATTATCATTTAGAGCCTAGGGCAGTTTCATATGATGATGATTCACTGGTTGGGATTATGGCCGATGGATTTTTTATATTTGGAAGACGCTGCTATTCAACAGCTGGCTACCCAACGGATCTAGATGAGTCCAATGGCCATACGTCGGTCACTCTGTACACTGGCGGATCAGAAGAAGATGCTGAATATCATTATCATGTTTCAACCGAACAATACTTGAACGGTGACTACTATTTAATCTTCCCAGGTAACTTTCAGGGTACACCGAGTGATATCAACTGA
- a CDS encoding toxin-antitoxin system YwqK family antitoxin — translation MISTDKQRFFCLGLRSICVLAVLMVAAITAATTLAPVRPLVIEKSEISINSQGQRVYQDEPFNGDMVSYHPSGSIATSDQFVNGRRQGHARKWFENGTLGYESHYVSGKRDGDTKTWWINGNPRSHFVYVNGKAEGTAWRWYRNGAKFKKFNYLAGKPIGLQQAWRLNGKLFSNFEYKNGRIYGLRKANNCVGVEDEVVSPDYYQNQANNSL, via the coding sequence GTGATATCAACTGATAAGCAAAGGTTTTTTTGCTTAGGCCTGCGCTCAATATGTGTACTGGCAGTGCTGATGGTGGCTGCCATAACGGCGGCAACGACATTAGCACCTGTTAGGCCGCTTGTTATTGAAAAATCAGAAATTTCGATAAACAGCCAAGGGCAGCGGGTATACCAAGACGAACCCTTTAATGGTGACATGGTGAGTTACCACCCATCAGGAAGTATCGCGACCAGCGACCAATTCGTGAATGGTAGGCGTCAGGGCCATGCAAGGAAATGGTTTGAAAATGGGACTTTAGGTTATGAGTCCCACTATGTTTCAGGTAAACGTGACGGTGACACCAAAACATGGTGGATCAATGGTAATCCACGGTCTCACTTTGTGTATGTCAATGGCAAAGCAGAAGGCACCGCTTGGCGCTGGTATAGGAACGGTGCCAAGTTTAAGAAATTTAACTATCTCGCGGGCAAACCCATAGGGTTACAACAAGCCTGGCGATTAAACGGAAAACTATTTTCCAATTTTGAATACAAAAATGGACGGATTTATGGTCTTAGAAAAGCAAATAACTGTGTTGGGGTTGAAGATGAAGTCGTTTCACCAGATTACTACCAAAATCAAGCAAACAATTCTCTTTAG
- a CDS encoding SCO family protein, with translation MKSFHQITTKIKQTILFSGLVLSAFAHASDTLPYYNSEEFTPIWLEPDSKELENFHQIPPFSFIDQDGKEVSEKTFENKIYVAGFFFSTCPGICPSIRSKLIAVQERFIDDPEVKILQHSIRPTSDSVALLKDYADTNGIVSGKWHLATGDRDAIYSLAKSAYFASEDLGNIQNTDDFLHTESLLLIDQNRHVRGIYNGLNKASVAYLIADIESLKKTNTAKQ, from the coding sequence ATGAAGTCGTTTCACCAGATTACTACCAAAATCAAGCAAACAATTCTCTTTAGCGGATTAGTATTAAGTGCGTTTGCTCACGCATCCGATACTTTACCTTACTATAATAGTGAAGAATTTACGCCTATCTGGCTAGAGCCAGATAGTAAAGAGCTTGAAAACTTTCATCAAATTCCGCCGTTTAGTTTTATTGATCAAGATGGCAAAGAAGTAAGCGAAAAAACCTTTGAAAATAAAATCTATGTTGCCGGATTCTTCTTTAGTACTTGCCCAGGAATTTGCCCATCGATTAGATCGAAATTGATTGCGGTTCAAGAAAGGTTCATTGATGATCCTGAAGTGAAAATTCTTCAACACTCTATTAGACCAACCTCTGATTCAGTTGCTTTGTTGAAAGATTATGCGGATACCAATGGCATCGTTAGTGGCAAATGGCATTTAGCCACCGGAGATAGGGACGCGATATATTCACTTGCCAAGTCGGCCTATTTCGCCAGTGAAGATTTGGGTAACATTCAAAACACAGATGATTTTTTACATACCGAAAGTCTGTTATTGATTGATCAAAACCGACACGTACGTGGCATATACAATGGTCTTAACAAAGCCTCTGTGGCCTATCTAATAGCCGACATTGAAAGCTTAAAAAAGACAAACACTGCAAAACAATAA
- a CDS encoding YdcH family protein, whose translation MQIEKHTLTNDFPEHHHTIRHLKMNDRHFAKQFDQYHDVNKEIHHIEEQNEAVSDDYLESLKKQRVVLKDQLFAQITETEKAL comes from the coding sequence ATGCAAATAGAAAAACATACACTAACTAATGACTTTCCAGAACATCATCATACTATTCGTCATCTTAAAATGAACGATAGACATTTTGCTAAACAATTTGATCAGTATCATGATGTAAATAAAGAAATTCATCATATTGAAGAACAGAATGAAGCTGTTTCAGACGATTATTTAGAGTCGTTAAAAAAACAACGTGTGGTACTTAAAGATCAATTATTCGCGCAAATAACCGAGACTGAGAAAGCGCTGTAA
- a CDS encoding amidohydrolase family protein: MKGFQLIRSMLFSVFGVFALNTLAIADTQFVYADAFVNVKTGKLVTRPLLEIQDGKIVKITANKRAPMPQNTVDLSGHTLLPGLTDMHVHLTADSQQHGYSGLADSLPRVTLTGAKHAKVTLMAGFTTVRDVGAPGFSDVALRDAINDGDIEGPRMFVAGSSLGVTGGHCDNNLLPAEYKVTADGVADGPWGVRKKVRENIKYGATVIKFCATGGVLSKGTKVGVQQYTLEEMQAIVDEAHMRGLIVAAHAHGTDGIVSAIKAGVDSIEHASFLNDEAISLAKKNGTYFSMDIYVTEFILSEGKNAGILEESLAKERTVGKKQRENFRKAVKAGVNMVFGSDAGVYPHGDNAKQFSRMVEFGMTPLQALQAATINSAKLLQQEQLFGSIEEGKMADIVAIKGNPLDDISLLENVVFVMKEGTVYLQPALK; this comes from the coding sequence ATGAAAGGATTTCAGCTCATTCGCAGCATGTTATTTTCTGTTTTTGGCGTATTTGCGTTAAATACTCTGGCCATTGCAGACACTCAGTTTGTTTATGCAGACGCCTTTGTGAATGTTAAAACCGGTAAATTGGTCACGCGTCCGTTATTAGAAATTCAAGACGGTAAAATTGTCAAAATTACCGCCAATAAGCGTGCCCCAATGCCGCAAAACACCGTCGATTTGAGCGGTCATACACTTTTACCCGGTCTGACCGATATGCACGTTCATCTTACTGCCGATTCACAACAACATGGTTATAGTGGCTTAGCTGACTCTTTACCTAGAGTGACATTAACGGGCGCAAAACATGCGAAAGTAACTTTAATGGCTGGCTTTACTACCGTGCGGGATGTAGGCGCTCCAGGTTTTTCCGATGTGGCACTGCGTGATGCGATTAATGATGGCGACATTGAAGGGCCACGGATGTTTGTCGCAGGAAGCTCTTTAGGTGTTACCGGTGGGCACTGTGATAACAATCTGTTGCCTGCTGAATATAAAGTGACAGCCGATGGTGTGGCAGATGGTCCTTGGGGAGTGCGTAAAAAAGTTCGTGAGAATATTAAGTACGGCGCAACTGTGATTAAGTTTTGCGCCACAGGTGGGGTGTTATCTAAAGGCACTAAAGTAGGCGTTCAGCAATATACGCTAGAAGAAATGCAAGCCATTGTTGACGAAGCTCATATGCGAGGATTAATAGTGGCGGCTCACGCACACGGAACCGACGGTATTGTCAGTGCGATAAAGGCGGGTGTAGATTCAATAGAACATGCTTCATTTCTTAATGACGAGGCGATTTCTTTAGCTAAGAAAAACGGAACTTACTTTTCTATGGATATCTACGTTACTGAATTTATTCTAAGTGAAGGCAAAAACGCAGGCATATTAGAGGAAAGTTTAGCGAAGGAACGTACGGTAGGTAAAAAGCAGCGTGAAAACTTCAGAAAAGCAGTAAAGGCGGGCGTCAATATGGTATTTGGCAGCGACGCAGGGGTTTACCCCCATGGTGACAACGCCAAACAGTTTTCGCGAATGGTAGAGTTTGGTATGACACCACTGCAAGCCCTACAAGCAGCTACTATCAACTCGGCGAAGCTTCTCCAGCAAGAACAGCTATTTGGCAGCATTGAAGAAGGGAAAATGGCCGACATAGTCGCGATCAAAGGCAACCCATTAGATGACATCAGTTTACTTGAGAACGTTGTTTTTGTGATGAAAGAAGGTACTGTGTATTTACAACCAGCGCTTAAGTAA
- a CDS encoding alpha/beta hydrolase, whose protein sequence is MFHHRAQRSVFISFLVLLISACASAPKLMPTPNVFINTPYAESEVPEALRETSMELIYVTDRGSSEQKGVIYDASRSPSIAYGVAKVNFADKLLPWNTLLAQSNLQNRSADLTYVLENVDEQGRFPLSPYKFRRVGDRLQIDEEILAQKSFHENQLNNNISQRLKQSENKDVILFVHGFNNTFNESVFTLAGIWHFLKRQGVPIVYSWPAAAKGLNAYFADRESGQFTIFHLKETLRLLFKNPEIENIHIIAHSRGTDVVTTTLRELIIENRASGGNPRKDLRIENLILAAPDLDFGIIKQRLMAEQFGPAFGKITIYTSQEDSALGISQWLTNSLSFGRLNTKDVNLNERNIFNSVGNVSLIKVPKSGSFIGHDYFHSNPAVSSDLINLILFNAEPGSKERPLKRLENNFWSLDSDYLIEK, encoded by the coding sequence ATGTTTCACCACAGAGCTCAACGCTCAGTTTTTATCTCCTTTTTAGTTCTGCTGATATCTGCGTGTGCTTCCGCTCCAAAATTAATGCCGACACCTAATGTATTTATCAATACGCCTTATGCAGAAAGTGAGGTGCCCGAAGCTCTGCGTGAAACCAGTATGGAACTGATATATGTGACAGACCGAGGTAGCTCTGAGCAAAAAGGAGTTATATACGATGCGAGTCGTTCGCCATCAATTGCTTATGGTGTTGCCAAAGTGAATTTTGCAGATAAGTTATTGCCGTGGAATACATTATTAGCGCAAAGTAACCTGCAAAATCGTTCAGCTGATTTAACCTATGTACTAGAAAACGTCGACGAGCAGGGACGCTTTCCTTTATCGCCGTATAAATTTAGACGGGTAGGAGATCGACTTCAAATTGACGAAGAAATTCTCGCGCAAAAGTCTTTTCATGAAAATCAACTCAACAACAATATTAGCCAACGTTTAAAACAAAGTGAAAATAAAGACGTAATTTTATTTGTTCACGGTTTCAATAATACTTTTAATGAATCCGTATTTACTCTTGCTGGTATTTGGCATTTTCTAAAACGCCAAGGTGTGCCTATCGTATATTCTTGGCCTGCGGCGGCAAAAGGCTTGAATGCCTATTTTGCAGATAGAGAGTCGGGACAATTTACGATTTTCCATTTAAAAGAAACCTTACGATTACTGTTTAAAAATCCTGAAATCGAAAACATTCATATTATTGCCCACAGTCGAGGTACTGATGTCGTCACCACAACGCTACGGGAGCTGATCATTGAGAATAGAGCCAGTGGCGGAAACCCAAGGAAAGACTTACGTATCGAAAACCTCATTCTGGCGGCGCCAGATCTCGATTTTGGGATTATTAAACAGCGATTAATGGCCGAACAATTTGGGCCAGCCTTTGGAAAAATTACTATTTATACGTCTCAAGAAGATAGCGCCTTGGGTATCTCCCAATGGTTAACAAACAGCTTGAGTTTTGGTCGATTAAATACCAAAGATGTTAATCTCAATGAGCGCAATATCTTTAATTCAGTAGGAAATGTGAGCTTAATCAAAGTACCAAAGTCGGGCAGTTTTATTGGACATGATTATTTTCATAGTAATCCAGCCGTCAGTTCTGACCTTATCAACCTGATCTTATTCAATGCCGAACCTGGTTCTAAAGAACGGCCATTGAAAAGACTCGAAAATAACTTTTGGTCACTGGATTCTGATTATTTAATTGAGAAATAA
- a CDS encoding cold-shock protein gives MSNTTTGSVKWFNEGKGFGFIEQESGPDVFAHFSAIVSDGFKTLAEGQRVQFSVTQGQKGPQAENIVCI, from the coding sequence ATGTCTAATACAACTACTGGTTCAGTAAAATGGTTTAACGAAGGTAAAGGTTTTGGTTTTATCGAACAAGAATCTGGCCCTGACGTTTTCGCTCACTTCAGCGCAATCGTTAGCGATGGCTTTAAAACGTTAGCTGAAGGACAGCGCGTACAATTCTCTGTTACTCAAGGTCAAAAAGGCCCACAAGCAGAAAACATTGTTTGTATCTAA